A genomic stretch from Candidatus Neomarinimicrobiota bacterium includes:
- a CDS encoding glucuronyl hydrolase, translating to MNYKVKFVKSKISLFITLLSIGLTGCSSKVNYLETSTKQYGQLIEFVGDSLGHPRTLNDDGSTKLVNTDDWTSGFWPGSLWYLYELTDDEKWRNEAQRFTVNMAEQQFKNINHDIGFKMNCSYGNGYRLTQNPDYVDVLIQSAKTLALRFDPNVGCIRSWDFNQHIWGYPVIIDNMMNLELLFKATKLSGDSIYYHIAVSHAETTLKNHFRPDNSSYHVVDYNQETGAVWGNFTHQGFSRSSAWARGQAWGLYGFTMTYRETGDKRFLDQAKKIADFILNHPNLPNDLVPYWDFNAGNIPEEPRDVSAAAIICSALFELSEHLGDEGNPYLKKAQEQLHNLSNRTYLAKVGSNGNFLLKHAVGSIPHGAEVDKPLNYADYYFLEAQVRNKNFTFN from the coding sequence ATGAATTATAAAGTGAAATTTGTAAAAAGTAAAATATCCTTGTTCATAACACTATTATCCATTGGATTAACGGGCTGTTCATCAAAAGTGAATTACCTCGAAACATCCACAAAACAATACGGTCAATTGATTGAATTTGTTGGTGATTCTTTGGGCCATCCGCGGACACTGAATGATGATGGATCAACAAAATTAGTGAATACAGACGATTGGACCAGTGGATTTTGGCCCGGAAGTTTATGGTACTTGTATGAGCTTACCGATGACGAGAAATGGAGAAATGAAGCACAGAGGTTTACGGTAAATATGGCGGAACAGCAGTTTAAAAACATTAACCATGATATTGGTTTTAAAATGAATTGCAGTTATGGGAATGGCTACCGTTTGACCCAAAACCCTGATTATGTTGATGTTTTGATTCAAAGTGCCAAGACATTAGCTTTACGGTTTGACCCCAATGTGGGATGTATTCGTTCCTGGGATTTCAATCAGCACATTTGGGGTTACCCAGTTATTATTGACAACATGATGAATCTTGAATTGTTATTCAAGGCAACAAAATTAAGTGGAGATTCAATCTATTATCACATTGCTGTTTCCCATGCAGAAACAACATTGAAAAACCATTTTAGGCCTGACAACAGTTCATATCACGTAGTGGATTATAATCAGGAAACAGGAGCAGTCTGGGGAAATTTCACCCATCAAGGTTTTTCCAGATCATCCGCGTGGGCTCGAGGACAAGCATGGGGCCTATATGGATTTACCATGACCTATCGTGAAACTGGGGATAAACGGTTTTTAGATCAAGCAAAAAAGATTGCTGATTTTATTTTGAATCACCCAAATCTTCCGAATGATCTCGTACCCTATTGGGATTTTAATGCAGGGAATATTCCGGAGGAGCCAAGAGATGTTTCCGCTGCTGCAATTATTTGTTCTGCTCTTTTTGAATTGAGCGAACACCTTGGGGATGAAGGAAATCCATACCTTAAAAAAGCACAAGAGCAATTGCATAACTTATCTAATCGTACCTATTTGGCCAAAGTTGGGTCTAACGGAAATTTCCTTTTGAAGCATGCAGTTGGTAGTATCCCTCATGGCGCAGAAGTGGATAAACCATTAAACTATGCAGATTATTATTTCCTTGAAGCCCAAGTCCGGAATAAAAATTTTACATTTAATTAA
- a CDS encoding Gfo/Idh/MocA family oxidoreductase, protein MKSPMNRRDFIKSTAIAGAAASMMPTSLFGSSSSKLQIGVIGTGFRGQGMVGLLLNRPDVDIPVICDIDDRMLEMVLKVFAKQGRPVPKIYKDGPEDFRNMVAKEDLDGVYIATPWEWHHPMAMAAMENGLHVGTEVPAALTVKECWDLVNTSEKTGKLCMIMENVNYRRDIMAVLNMVRQGLFGELLHCQGGYQHDLRHVKFNNGEGAYGGGVEFGEKGFSEAKWRTQHSVDRNADLYPTHGLGPVSPMLDINRGNKMIHLTSTATQSRGLHKYVVENGGEDHPNAKVDFKLGDVVTTVIKCANGQTIMLSHDTNSPRPYSLNFRVQGTQGIWMKDNKSIYIEGTSPQAHRWESDEEYLKKYDHPLWKKFEDQASGAGHGGMDFFVVRAFVEALKGDQTPVIDVYDAVSMSVIVPLSEKSIRLDSTSVKIPDFTRGKWKTNKPIFGLDDRY, encoded by the coding sequence ATGAAATCACCAATGAATAGAAGAGATTTTATTAAAAGTACAGCCATTGCTGGCGCAGCCGCATCAATGATGCCAACATCATTATTCGGATCATCATCAAGCAAACTTCAGATTGGGGTTATTGGTACTGGATTTAGGGGCCAAGGTATGGTTGGGTTACTGCTCAATCGTCCCGATGTAGATATTCCTGTAATTTGCGATATTGACGACCGTATGTTAGAAATGGTGCTAAAAGTTTTTGCCAAGCAAGGACGACCCGTTCCCAAAATATATAAAGATGGTCCCGAGGATTTTCGCAATATGGTGGCGAAAGAAGATTTAGATGGGGTATATATTGCCACCCCTTGGGAATGGCACCATCCCATGGCAATGGCAGCCATGGAGAATGGCCTTCATGTCGGGACAGAAGTGCCGGCAGCCCTCACGGTAAAAGAATGTTGGGACTTGGTGAATACATCTGAAAAGACCGGCAAACTGTGTATGATTATGGAAAATGTAAATTATCGCAGGGATATTATGGCCGTCCTCAATATGGTTCGCCAGGGATTGTTTGGTGAATTACTTCACTGCCAAGGCGGATACCAACATGACCTTCGCCATGTGAAATTTAATAATGGCGAAGGTGCTTACGGCGGCGGAGTGGAATTCGGTGAAAAAGGATTTTCTGAAGCCAAATGGCGAACGCAGCATTCGGTGGATAGAAATGCTGATTTATATCCAACCCATGGATTAGGGCCAGTGAGTCCCATGTTAGACATTAATCGTGGAAATAAAATGATCCATCTGACTTCCACGGCGACCCAATCTCGAGGCCTCCACAAATATGTGGTTGAAAATGGGGGAGAAGATCATCCCAACGCAAAAGTGGATTTCAAATTAGGTGATGTGGTGACTACGGTGATTAAGTGCGCCAATGGTCAGACCATTATGTTAAGCCATGATACCAATTCACCTAGACCGTACTCATTGAACTTTCGCGTTCAAGGGACACAAGGCATTTGGATGAAAGATAATAAATCTATTTATATCGAAGGTACGAGTCCCCAAGCCCATCGCTGGGAATCTGATGAGGAATATTTGAAAAAGTACGATCATCCGCTGTGGAAAAAGTTTGAAGATCAAGCATCCGGTGCCGGCCATGGTGGTATGGATTTCTTTGTTGTAAGAGCTTTTGTTGAAGCATTAAAAGGCGATCAAACCCCAGTGATTGATGTGTATGATGCAGTCAGTATGAGTGTGATTGTTCCGCTGTCAGAAAAATCAATTCGATTGGATAGTACATCGGTGAAGATCCCCGATTTTACACGGGGAAAGTGGAAAACAAATAAACCCATCTTTGGGCTGGATGATCGGTATTAA